One part of the Cinclus cinclus chromosome 20, bCinCin1.1, whole genome shotgun sequence genome encodes these proteins:
- the LOC134052113 gene encoding uncharacterized protein LOC134052113: MRRVMARAAVGDDDYGEDPTVNELQRQAAGTLGMESALFVPTATMANLIAVMCHCQRRGAQLFLGQDTHLHLYEHGGAAQVAGVHSQALPDLPNGTFDLEQLELAIREAHGSRYYPRPELICLENTHSSAGGRALPLTYLSQVRGLADRYGLRVHMDGARLMNAAVAQGVEPAQIAQHCDSVSLCFSKGLGAPSGAVLAGCREFVSEAWRVRKLLGGGMRQVGVLAAAARLGLQHAEVTLRRDHDNARRFAEGIHVLDSPLCSISLAAVETNIVMVNVQGPWPSPAELCDRLRAISEEEVAETGQAVSVLLLPWSAQTVRAVWHRNVSARDTELARRKLEFVAKKCQEELALGLHPMPPGTGGP; this comes from the exons ATGCGCCGCGTCATGGCCCGCGCCGCCGTGGGCGACGACGACTACGGGGAGGACCCGACGGTGAACG AGCTGCAGCGCCAGGCCGCGGGGACTCTGGGGATGGAATCGGCTCTGTTCGTGCCCACGGCCACCATGGCCAACCTCATCGCTG TGATGTGCCACTGCCAGCGCAGGGGGGCTCAGCTGTTCCTGGGCCAGGACACCCACCTGCACCTCTACGAGCACGGCGGGGCTGCGCAG GTGGCCGGTGTGCACTCCCAGGCATTGCCAGATCTGCCAAATGGCACGTTCgacctggagcagctggagctggccaTCCGTGAGGCCCACGGCAGCCGGTACTACCCACGTCCTGAACTCATCTGTCTGGAGAACACGCACAGCTCGGCAGGGGGCCGGGCACTGCCCCTCACCTATCTCAGCCAG GTCCGTGGGCTTGCAGACCGTTATGGGCTGCGGGTGCACATGGACGGCGCGCGACTGATGAACGCAGCAGTGGCCCAGGGTGTGGAGCCAGCTCAGATTGCCCAGCACTGTGACTCTGTGTCCCTCTGCTTCTCCAAG GGCCTGGGTGCCCCGTCTGGGGCGGTGCTGGCAGGGTGCAGGGAGTTTGTCAGCGAGGCCTGGCGTGTGCGGAAGCTGCTGGGCGGGGGCATGCGGCAGGTGGGAGTGCTGGCGGCCGCTGCCcgcctggggctgcagcacgcAGAGGTGACACTGCGCAGGGACCACGACAACGCCCGGCGCTTTGCAGAAG GTATCCATGTGCTGGACTCTCCCCTCTGTTCCATCAGCCTGGCAGCAGTGGAGACCAACATTGTGATGGTAAATGTGCAGGGGCCCTGGCCGTCCCCCGCCGAGCTCTGCGACCGCCTGCGTGCCATCAGCGAGGAGGAGGTGGCTGAGACAGGGCAAGCTGTCAGcgtcctgctgctcccctggtCAGCACAGACTGTGCGCGCGGTCTGGCACCGCAACGTCTCTGCCCGTGACACTGAGCTCGCCAGGAGAAAGCTGGAATTTGTGGCCAAGAAGTGCCAGGAGGAATTGGCCTTGGGACTGCATCCAATGCCTCCAGGCACCGGGGGACCCTGA
- the SYNGR2 gene encoding synaptogyrin-2 isoform X3, with product MEGGGGAYGAAKAGGAFDLIRFVQQPQVLARIVSAISNTTDRKYLVLADLGFSGTRVAGQGCGCATMAALSRDVAAGAWRRESLPSGVLPAGHALLLLLSAPGEAAPGRVPAPACTGEQGVAPGLPRSSRTSPGPSCRFPPTGLWTFLWFIGFCFLTNQWSWTQAEDVHILADSARAAITFSFFSIFSWGLLLTFAYKRYKMGVEDFAQSYADPSPEVSTPYSSYPNISHESYQQPPFTHTAEAPEGYQPPPVY from the exons ATGGAGGGCGGCGGAGGCGCCTACGGGGCGGCCAAGGCCGGCGGTGCCTTCGACCTGATCCGCTTCGTGCAGCAGCCGCAGGTGCTGGCGCGGATCGTGAGCGCG ATCAGCAACACTACCGACCGCAAGTACCTGGTCCTGGCCGACCTCGGCTTCTCAGGTACCCGGGTTgcggggcagggctgtggctgtgccacaATGGCCGCCTTGTCCCGTGACGTGGCTGCCGGTGCCTGGCGAAGGGAGTCGCTCCCGTCTGGCGTTCTGCCCGCGGGCCacgcgctgctgctgctgctgagtgccccaggagaggctgcccCTGGCCGGGTGCCTGCGCCAGCCTGCACGGGGGAGCAGGGTGTGGCCCCGGGactgcccaggagcagcaggaccagcCCTGGCCCCTCATGCCGCTTCCCCCCCACAGGTCTCTGGACCTTCCTATGGTTCATCGGCTTCTGTTTCCTCACCAACCAATGGTCCTGGACACAGGCCGAGGATGTGCACATCCTTGCGGACTCTGCCCGTGCTGCCATCACCTTCAGCTTCTTCTCCATCTTCTCCTGG GGTCTCCTGCTCACCTTTGCTTACAAGAGGTACAAAATGGGGGTGGAGGACTTTGCTCAAAGTTATGCCGACCCCAGCCCGGAGGTTTCGACTCCCTACTCCAGCTATCCCAACATCAGCCATGAGAGCTACCAGCAGCCGCCCTTCACGCACACAGCGGAGGCCCCAGAGGGTTATCAGCCGCCACCAGTGTACTGA
- the AFMID gene encoding kynurenine formamidase, whose translation MGGWRDMSAEALEDHYSPSRWSPRLDRDTIIDAHLAVTAAGTERARASAQTLLHVPYGNGDREKLDIYFPTDPSETFLALVYIHGGYWQCLSKDDSGFAALPLVSQGVAVVAVGYDIAPKGHMDAMVLQVRRSLVFLVEQYPRIRGIYLCGHSAGAHLAAMVLSTDWTEFQVVPDIKGAVLVSGVYDLEPILHTYVNDALDMSWEVAQRNSPMRHIPPAVPAACEVLVAVAQHDSPEFRRQSQEYSQALRAAGWSVSLLDLAGVDHFDVIEKLSEDNYVLTQVILNMISRA comes from the exons ATGGGCGGGTGGCGGGATATGTCCGCGGAG GCGCTGGAGGACCATTACTCTCCCAGTCGCTGGTCCCCCCGCCTGGACCGGGACACCATCATCGACGCGCACCTCGCGGTGACGGCGGCAG GAACCGAACGGGCCCGGGCCAGCGCGCAGACCTTGCTGCACGTTCCCTACGGCAACGGGGACCGGGAGAAGCTGGACATCTATTTTCCCACGGACCCTTCTGAAA CATTCCTGGCTCTGGTCTACATCCACGGCGGATACTGGCAGTGCTTGAG TAAGGACGATTCGGGGTTTGCAGCCCTCCCGCTGGTGTCGCAgggggtggcagtggtggcGGTGGGATACGACATAGCCCCTAAAG GCCACATGGACGCCATGGTGCTGCAGGTGCGCCGCAGCCTCGTCTTCCTGGTGGAGCAGTACCCCAGGATCAG AGGCATTTACTTGTGCGGACACTCAGCAGGGGCCCACCTGGCAGCCATGGTGCTGTCCACAGACTGGACAGAATTCCAAGTGGTGCCAGATATCAAAG GAGCGGTGCTGGTGAGCGGCGTGTATGACCTGGAGCCCATCCTGCACACCTACGTGAATGATGCCCTGGACATGAGCTG GGAGGTGGCCCAGAGGAACAGCCCCATGAGACACATccccccagcagtgccagcagcctgTGAGGTGCTCGTGGCTGTGGCCCAGCATGACTCCCCAGAGTTTCGAAGGCAATCACAGGAGTACAGCCAG GCCCTGCGTGCAGCAGGCTGGTCTGTCTCTCTGCTGGATCTGGCTGGTGTGGATCACTTTGATGTCATTGAGAAGCTGTCAGAGGACAACTATGTCCTCACTCAG GTGATTCTCAACATGATTTCAAGAGCATGA
- the SYNGR2 gene encoding synaptogyrin-2 isoform X2: MEGGGGAYGAAKAGGAFDLIRFVQQPQVFALIVFACLVEDGYTSYPEKPELYCIFNHNEDACRYGIGIGILAFLACIFFFMVDVYFPQISNTTDRKYLVLADLGFSGTRVAGQGCGCATMAALSRDVAAGAWRRESLPSGVLPAGHALLLLLSAPGEAAPGRVPAPACTGEQGVAPGLPRSSRTSPGPSCRFPPTGLWTFLWFIGFCFLTNQWSWTQAEDVHILADSARAAITFSFFSIFSWGLLLTFAYKRYKMGVEDFAQSYADPSPEVSTPYSSYPNISHESYQQPPFTHTAEAPEGYQPPPVY; this comes from the exons ATGGAGGGCGGCGGAGGCGCCTACGGGGCGGCCAAGGCCGGCGGTGCCTTCGACCTGATCCGCTTCGTGCAGCAGCCGCAG GTCTTCGCGCTGATCGTGTTCGCCTGCCTGGTCGAGGATGGCTACACGAGCTATCCCGAGAAACCCGAGCTTTACTGCATCTTCAACCACAACGAGGACGCCTGTCGCTACGGCATCGGCATCGGCATCCTCGCCTTCCTCGCCTGcatcttcttcttcatggtGGATGTCTATTTTCCCCAGATCAGCAACACTACCGACCGCAAGTACCTGGTCCTGGCCGACCTCGGCTTCTCAGGTACCCGGGTTgcggggcagggctgtggctgtgccacaATGGCCGCCTTGTCCCGTGACGTGGCTGCCGGTGCCTGGCGAAGGGAGTCGCTCCCGTCTGGCGTTCTGCCCGCGGGCCacgcgctgctgctgctgctgagtgccccaggagaggctgcccCTGGCCGGGTGCCTGCGCCAGCCTGCACGGGGGAGCAGGGTGTGGCCCCGGGactgcccaggagcagcaggaccagcCCTGGCCCCTCATGCCGCTTCCCCCCCACAGGTCTCTGGACCTTCCTATGGTTCATCGGCTTCTGTTTCCTCACCAACCAATGGTCCTGGACACAGGCCGAGGATGTGCACATCCTTGCGGACTCTGCCCGTGCTGCCATCACCTTCAGCTTCTTCTCCATCTTCTCCTGG GGTCTCCTGCTCACCTTTGCTTACAAGAGGTACAAAATGGGGGTGGAGGACTTTGCTCAAAGTTATGCCGACCCCAGCCCGGAGGTTTCGACTCCCTACTCCAGCTATCCCAACATCAGCCATGAGAGCTACCAGCAGCCGCCCTTCACGCACACAGCGGAGGCCCCAGAGGGTTATCAGCCGCCACCAGTGTACTGA
- the TK1 gene encoding thymidine kinase, cytosolic — protein MSCLTVPGVHPGSPSRPRGQIQVIFGPMFSGKSTELMRRVRRFQLAQYRCLLVKYAKDTRYSSSGVSTHDRSTMEALPAGLLQDVYQEALGAAVIGIDEGQFFPDIVEFCETMANTGKTVIVAALDGTFQRKAFGSILNLVPLAESVVKLNAVCMECFREASYTKRLGAEREVEVIGGADKYQSVCRACYFRMRPQQAGPENKENVPLGLRQLETAVPRKIFT, from the exons ATGAGCTGCCTGACGGTGCCCGGTGTCCACCCCGGCTCACCCAGCCGGCCCCGCGGGCAGATACAG GTGATCTTCGGGCCCATGTTCTCCGGGAAGAG CACGGAGCTCATGCGGCGAGTGCGACGGTTCCAGCTCGCCCAGTACCGGTGCCTGCTGGTGAAGTATGCCAAGGACACGCGCTACAGCTCCTCGGGGGTCTCCACACACGACAG gAGCACCATGGAAGccctgcccgccgggctccTCCAGGACGTGTACCAGGAAGCGCTGGGTGCCGCCGTCATCGGCATCGATGAGGGCCAGTTC TTCCCAGACATTGTGGAGTTCTGCGAGACAATGGCCAACACTGGGAAAACCGTCATTGTTGCTGCTCTGGATGGGACTTTCCAGAGAAAG GCCTTTGGGAGCATCCTGAACCTGGTGCCGCTGGCGGAGAGCGTGGTGAAGCTGAACGCAGTGTGCATGGAATGCTTCCGGGAGGCCTCCTACACCAagaggctgggagcagagcgGGAG GTTGAAGTGATTGGAGGAGCTGACAAGTACCAGTCCGTGTGCAGAGCCTGCTACTTCCGCATGCGACCCCAGCAGGCCGGGCCAGAGAACAAGGAGAACGTGCCCCTGGGCCTGAGGCAGCTGGAGACAGCTGTCCCTCGCAAGATCTTCACTTGA
- the SYNGR2 gene encoding synaptogyrin-2 isoform X4, which translates to MEGGGGAYGAAKAGGAFDLIRFVQQPQVLARIVSAVFALIVFACLVEDGYTSYPEKPELYCIFNHNEDACRYGIGIGILAFLACIFFFMVDVYFPQISNTTDRKYLVLADLGFSGLWTFLWFIGFCFLTNQWSWTQAEDVHILADSARAAITFSFFSIFSWGLLLTFAYKRYKMGVEDFAQSYADPSPEVSTPYSSYPNISHESYQQPPFTHTAEAPEGYQPPPVY; encoded by the exons ATGGAGGGCGGCGGAGGCGCCTACGGGGCGGCCAAGGCCGGCGGTGCCTTCGACCTGATCCGCTTCGTGCAGCAGCCGCAGGTGCTGGCGCGGATCGTGAGCGCG GTCTTCGCGCTGATCGTGTTCGCCTGCCTGGTCGAGGATGGCTACACGAGCTATCCCGAGAAACCCGAGCTTTACTGCATCTTCAACCACAACGAGGACGCCTGTCGCTACGGCATCGGCATCGGCATCCTCGCCTTCCTCGCCTGcatcttcttcttcatggtGGATGTCTATTTTCCCCAGATCAGCAACACTACCGACCGCAAGTACCTGGTCCTGGCCGACCTCGGCTTCTCAG GTCTCTGGACCTTCCTATGGTTCATCGGCTTCTGTTTCCTCACCAACCAATGGTCCTGGACACAGGCCGAGGATGTGCACATCCTTGCGGACTCTGCCCGTGCTGCCATCACCTTCAGCTTCTTCTCCATCTTCTCCTGG GGTCTCCTGCTCACCTTTGCTTACAAGAGGTACAAAATGGGGGTGGAGGACTTTGCTCAAAGTTATGCCGACCCCAGCCCGGAGGTTTCGACTCCCTACTCCAGCTATCCCAACATCAGCCATGAGAGCTACCAGCAGCCGCCCTTCACGCACACAGCGGAGGCCCCAGAGGGTTATCAGCCGCCACCAGTGTACTGA
- the SYNGR2 gene encoding synaptogyrin-2 isoform X1: MEGGGGAYGAAKAGGAFDLIRFVQQPQVLARIVSAVFALIVFACLVEDGYTSYPEKPELYCIFNHNEDACRYGIGIGILAFLACIFFFMVDVYFPQISNTTDRKYLVLADLGFSGTRVAGQGCGCATMAALSRDVAAGAWRRESLPSGVLPAGHALLLLLSAPGEAAPGRVPAPACTGEQGVAPGLPRSSRTSPGPSCRFPPTGLWTFLWFIGFCFLTNQWSWTQAEDVHILADSARAAITFSFFSIFSWGLLLTFAYKRYKMGVEDFAQSYADPSPEVSTPYSSYPNISHESYQQPPFTHTAEAPEGYQPPPVY, from the exons ATGGAGGGCGGCGGAGGCGCCTACGGGGCGGCCAAGGCCGGCGGTGCCTTCGACCTGATCCGCTTCGTGCAGCAGCCGCAGGTGCTGGCGCGGATCGTGAGCGCG GTCTTCGCGCTGATCGTGTTCGCCTGCCTGGTCGAGGATGGCTACACGAGCTATCCCGAGAAACCCGAGCTTTACTGCATCTTCAACCACAACGAGGACGCCTGTCGCTACGGCATCGGCATCGGCATCCTCGCCTTCCTCGCCTGcatcttcttcttcatggtGGATGTCTATTTTCCCCAGATCAGCAACACTACCGACCGCAAGTACCTGGTCCTGGCCGACCTCGGCTTCTCAGGTACCCGGGTTgcggggcagggctgtggctgtgccacaATGGCCGCCTTGTCCCGTGACGTGGCTGCCGGTGCCTGGCGAAGGGAGTCGCTCCCGTCTGGCGTTCTGCCCGCGGGCCacgcgctgctgctgctgctgagtgccccaggagaggctgcccCTGGCCGGGTGCCTGCGCCAGCCTGCACGGGGGAGCAGGGTGTGGCCCCGGGactgcccaggagcagcaggaccagcCCTGGCCCCTCATGCCGCTTCCCCCCCACAGGTCTCTGGACCTTCCTATGGTTCATCGGCTTCTGTTTCCTCACCAACCAATGGTCCTGGACACAGGCCGAGGATGTGCACATCCTTGCGGACTCTGCCCGTGCTGCCATCACCTTCAGCTTCTTCTCCATCTTCTCCTGG GGTCTCCTGCTCACCTTTGCTTACAAGAGGTACAAAATGGGGGTGGAGGACTTTGCTCAAAGTTATGCCGACCCCAGCCCGGAGGTTTCGACTCCCTACTCCAGCTATCCCAACATCAGCCATGAGAGCTACCAGCAGCCGCCCTTCACGCACACAGCGGAGGCCCCAGAGGGTTATCAGCCGCCACCAGTGTACTGA